The following proteins come from a genomic window of Andrena cerasifolii isolate SP2316 chromosome 6, iyAndCera1_principal, whole genome shotgun sequence:
- the LOC143370113 gene encoding solute carrier family 2, facilitated glucose transporter member 3 isoform X5, translated as MDSRRVLKSQGAVKCANTSHYVMLSTEKAPGGWTITLLLAGITCCLGSAVPAGFNIGVLNNVDHLIRNFCNDSMRERYDVDISEYNLQLLWSAVVSVFLIGGVTGSFISSWLADRYGRKGALCFGNICGISGAAMFLLVRKLNSIELLLAGRLVVGLSGGFATSIVPMYLTEIAPLRLRGAVGVLCQLGLTGGVFFGQVAGLETVLGTEDAWQYMLGAFVPLCVFALVVTSITLPESPTYLFIMKEQKQRALNELCRIRNMDIMLLQVEIASLQQELESRTISKPLNLKHILKDPSLKLPVFLVCLLQFGQQMSGINVVFYYSNTIFLQAGLGRTGSQYATLGTGVANIAMALVSVPVMSSFNRRGVLLTSTYLCFGCLIALCSSILFINALSSMPIVCTALVLAYVIFYGIGLGPIPYFIGSELFDVGPRPTAMALGSVFNWGGNFLVGMLFPTVESIIGPYTFLIFAGALLSMGQIVRIYLPETRGKNTMDVAASISQGFKSRPHSRTAI; from the exons ATGGATTCCAGGAGAGTTTTAAAGTCCCAGGGAGCTGTAAAGTGCGCTAATACCAGCCACTACGTAATGCTTTCTACGGAAAAG GCGCCAGGTGGATGGACCATTACGTTGCTCCTAGCGGGCATCACTTGCTGCCTAGGGTCAGCGGTACCGGCAGGATTTAACATAGGAGTACTGAATAATGTGGACCAT CTAATAAGAAATTTCTGCAATGACAGTATGAGGGAAAGATACGACGTGGATATTTCCGAATATAATTTACAACTACTCTGGTCGGCCGTCGTGTCAGTTTTTCTTATTGGCGGCGTGACCGGGTCGTTTATCTCTAGTTGGCTAGCAGACAGATATGGGAGGAAGGGAGCGCTATGCTTTGGAAACATATGTGGCATCTCGGGTGCTGCAATGTTTCTCTTAGTGCGTAAATTAAATTCAATCGAACTGCTTTTAGCAGGTCGATTAGTTGTAG gtcTCTCTGGAGGTTTCGCGACATCCATAGTACCGATGTATCTGACAGAAATAGCACCTCTAAGATTAAGGGGTGCAGTCGGGGTGTTGTGCCAACTAGGACTTACTGGCGGAGTGTTTTTCGGTCAAGTTGCAGGACTCGAAACAGTTCTGGGAACTGAGGATGCCTGGCAATACATGTTAGGAGCATTCGTTCCACTATGTGTATTTGCGTTGGTAGTTACAAGTATTACTTTACCGGAAAGCCCTACATATCTGTTTATAATGAAGGAGCAAAAGCAAAGAGCCTTGAATG AACTCTGTAGGATACGTAACATGGACATAATGCTTTTGCAAGTAGAAATTGCTAGCTTGCAGCAGGAACTCGAATCAAGAACGATATCcaagcctttgaatctgaaacatatattgaaaGATCCAAGTTTAAAGCTCCCCGTCTTTTTAGTTTGTTTGCTACAATTTGGACAGCAAATGAGCGGCATAAATGTGGTTTTTTACTATTCGAACACAATATTTCTCCAAGCTGGGCTCGGCAGGACCGGATCACAATATGCCACCCTTGGGACTGGCGTGGCAAACATTGCTATGGCTCTTGTTTCTGTGCCAGTGATGTCATCTTTCAACAGGAGGGGCGTCCTACTCACTAGCACGTATTTATGTTTCGGATGTTTGATAGCTCTATGTTCctccattttatttatt AATGCATTATCGTCTATGCCGATTGTGTGTACAGCACTTGTACTAGCCTATGTGATATTTTATGGAATCGGCCTTGGGCCGATACCATACTTCATTGGATCTGAATTGTTCGACGTCGGGCCTAGGCCAACAGCCATGGCGCTTGGTAGCGTCTTCAATTGGGGTGGAAACTTTCTAGTGGGGATGTTGTTTCCGACAGTGGAAAGTATTATAGGCCCATACACCTTTTTAATATTTGCTGGAGCCCTTTTAAGTATGGGACAGATTGTTAG GATATACTTACCAGAGACTAGAGGAAAGAATACAATGGACGTGGCGGCATCCATAAGTCAAGGCTTCAAATCTAGGCCGCATTCCAGAACAGCCATTTAA
- the LOC143370113 gene encoding solute carrier family 2, facilitated glucose transporter member 3 isoform X4 has translation MALDSHAAVLTDAERPRQSTSNDRDERTAPGGWTITLLLAGITCCLGSAVPAGFNIGVLNNVDHLIRNFCNDSMRERYDVDISEYNLQLLWSAVVSVFLIGGVTGSFISSWLADRYGRKGALCFGNICGISGAAMFLLVRKLNSIELLLAGRLVVGLSGGFATSIVPMYLTEIAPLRLRGAVGVLCQLGLTGGVFFGQVAGLETVLGTEDAWQYMLGAFVPLCVFALVVTSITLPESPTYLFIMKEQKQRALNELCRIRNMDIMLLQVEIASLQQELESRTISKPLNLKHILKDPSLKLPVFLVCLLQFGQQMSGINVVFYYSNTIFLQAGLGRTGSQYATLGTGVANIAMALVSVPVMSSFNRRGVLLTSTYLCFGCLIALCSSILFINALSSMPIVCTALVLAYVIFYGIGLGPIPYFIGSELFDVGPRPTAMALGSVFNWGGNFLVGMLFPTVESIIGPYTFLIFAGALLSMGQIVRIYLPETRGKNTMDVAASISQGFKSRPHSRTAI, from the exons ATGGCGTTAG ATAGTCATGCTGCCGTGCTCACGGACGCTGAACGACCGCGTCAATCTACCTCTAACGACCGCGATGAAAGAACG GCGCCAGGTGGATGGACCATTACGTTGCTCCTAGCGGGCATCACTTGCTGCCTAGGGTCAGCGGTACCGGCAGGATTTAACATAGGAGTACTGAATAATGTGGACCAT CTAATAAGAAATTTCTGCAATGACAGTATGAGGGAAAGATACGACGTGGATATTTCCGAATATAATTTACAACTACTCTGGTCGGCCGTCGTGTCAGTTTTTCTTATTGGCGGCGTGACCGGGTCGTTTATCTCTAGTTGGCTAGCAGACAGATATGGGAGGAAGGGAGCGCTATGCTTTGGAAACATATGTGGCATCTCGGGTGCTGCAATGTTTCTCTTAGTGCGTAAATTAAATTCAATCGAACTGCTTTTAGCAGGTCGATTAGTTGTAG gtcTCTCTGGAGGTTTCGCGACATCCATAGTACCGATGTATCTGACAGAAATAGCACCTCTAAGATTAAGGGGTGCAGTCGGGGTGTTGTGCCAACTAGGACTTACTGGCGGAGTGTTTTTCGGTCAAGTTGCAGGACTCGAAACAGTTCTGGGAACTGAGGATGCCTGGCAATACATGTTAGGAGCATTCGTTCCACTATGTGTATTTGCGTTGGTAGTTACAAGTATTACTTTACCGGAAAGCCCTACATATCTGTTTATAATGAAGGAGCAAAAGCAAAGAGCCTTGAATG AACTCTGTAGGATACGTAACATGGACATAATGCTTTTGCAAGTAGAAATTGCTAGCTTGCAGCAGGAACTCGAATCAAGAACGATATCcaagcctttgaatctgaaacatatattgaaaGATCCAAGTTTAAAGCTCCCCGTCTTTTTAGTTTGTTTGCTACAATTTGGACAGCAAATGAGCGGCATAAATGTGGTTTTTTACTATTCGAACACAATATTTCTCCAAGCTGGGCTCGGCAGGACCGGATCACAATATGCCACCCTTGGGACTGGCGTGGCAAACATTGCTATGGCTCTTGTTTCTGTGCCAGTGATGTCATCTTTCAACAGGAGGGGCGTCCTACTCACTAGCACGTATTTATGTTTCGGATGTTTGATAGCTCTATGTTCctccattttatttatt AATGCATTATCGTCTATGCCGATTGTGTGTACAGCACTTGTACTAGCCTATGTGATATTTTATGGAATCGGCCTTGGGCCGATACCATACTTCATTGGATCTGAATTGTTCGACGTCGGGCCTAGGCCAACAGCCATGGCGCTTGGTAGCGTCTTCAATTGGGGTGGAAACTTTCTAGTGGGGATGTTGTTTCCGACAGTGGAAAGTATTATAGGCCCATACACCTTTTTAATATTTGCTGGAGCCCTTTTAAGTATGGGACAGATTGTTAG GATATACTTACCAGAGACTAGAGGAAAGAATACAATGGACGTGGCGGCATCCATAAGTCAAGGCTTCAAATCTAGGCCGCATTCCAGAACAGCCATTTAA
- the LOC143370113 gene encoding solute carrier family 2, facilitated glucose transporter member 3 isoform X2, producing MTLQQEKDGDYWFLLRGNSTAEHCSARIDKWQACSTTRAPGGWTITLLLAGITCCLGSAVPAGFNIGVLNNVDHLIRNFCNDSMRERYDVDISEYNLQLLWSAVVSVFLIGGVTGSFISSWLADRYGRKGALCFGNICGISGAAMFLLVRKLNSIELLLAGRLVVGLSGGFATSIVPMYLTEIAPLRLRGAVGVLCQLGLTGGVFFGQVAGLETVLGTEDAWQYMLGAFVPLCVFALVVTSITLPESPTYLFIMKEQKQRALNELCRIRNMDIMLLQVEIASLQQELESRTISKPLNLKHILKDPSLKLPVFLVCLLQFGQQMSGINVVFYYSNTIFLQAGLGRTGSQYATLGTGVANIAMALVSVPVMSSFNRRGVLLTSTYLCFGCLIALCSSILFINALSSMPIVCTALVLAYVIFYGIGLGPIPYFIGSELFDVGPRPTAMALGSVFNWGGNFLVGMLFPTVESIIGPYTFLIFAGALLSMGQIVRIYLPETRGKNTMDVAASISQGFKSRPHSRTAI from the exons ATTGCAGTGCACGCATCGATAAATGGCAGGCATGTTCGACTACAAGG GCGCCAGGTGGATGGACCATTACGTTGCTCCTAGCGGGCATCACTTGCTGCCTAGGGTCAGCGGTACCGGCAGGATTTAACATAGGAGTACTGAATAATGTGGACCAT CTAATAAGAAATTTCTGCAATGACAGTATGAGGGAAAGATACGACGTGGATATTTCCGAATATAATTTACAACTACTCTGGTCGGCCGTCGTGTCAGTTTTTCTTATTGGCGGCGTGACCGGGTCGTTTATCTCTAGTTGGCTAGCAGACAGATATGGGAGGAAGGGAGCGCTATGCTTTGGAAACATATGTGGCATCTCGGGTGCTGCAATGTTTCTCTTAGTGCGTAAATTAAATTCAATCGAACTGCTTTTAGCAGGTCGATTAGTTGTAG gtcTCTCTGGAGGTTTCGCGACATCCATAGTACCGATGTATCTGACAGAAATAGCACCTCTAAGATTAAGGGGTGCAGTCGGGGTGTTGTGCCAACTAGGACTTACTGGCGGAGTGTTTTTCGGTCAAGTTGCAGGACTCGAAACAGTTCTGGGAACTGAGGATGCCTGGCAATACATGTTAGGAGCATTCGTTCCACTATGTGTATTTGCGTTGGTAGTTACAAGTATTACTTTACCGGAAAGCCCTACATATCTGTTTATAATGAAGGAGCAAAAGCAAAGAGCCTTGAATG AACTCTGTAGGATACGTAACATGGACATAATGCTTTTGCAAGTAGAAATTGCTAGCTTGCAGCAGGAACTCGAATCAAGAACGATATCcaagcctttgaatctgaaacatatattgaaaGATCCAAGTTTAAAGCTCCCCGTCTTTTTAGTTTGTTTGCTACAATTTGGACAGCAAATGAGCGGCATAAATGTGGTTTTTTACTATTCGAACACAATATTTCTCCAAGCTGGGCTCGGCAGGACCGGATCACAATATGCCACCCTTGGGACTGGCGTGGCAAACATTGCTATGGCTCTTGTTTCTGTGCCAGTGATGTCATCTTTCAACAGGAGGGGCGTCCTACTCACTAGCACGTATTTATGTTTCGGATGTTTGATAGCTCTATGTTCctccattttatttatt AATGCATTATCGTCTATGCCGATTGTGTGTACAGCACTTGTACTAGCCTATGTGATATTTTATGGAATCGGCCTTGGGCCGATACCATACTTCATTGGATCTGAATTGTTCGACGTCGGGCCTAGGCCAACAGCCATGGCGCTTGGTAGCGTCTTCAATTGGGGTGGAAACTTTCTAGTGGGGATGTTGTTTCCGACAGTGGAAAGTATTATAGGCCCATACACCTTTTTAATATTTGCTGGAGCCCTTTTAAGTATGGGACAGATTGTTAG GATATACTTACCAGAGACTAGAGGAAAGAATACAATGGACGTGGCGGCATCCATAAGTCAAGGCTTCAAATCTAGGCCGCATTCCAGAACAGCCATTTAA
- the LOC143370113 gene encoding solute carrier family 2, facilitated glucose transporter member 3 isoform X3: MAGMFDYKDSHAAVLTDAERPRQSTSNDRDERTAPGGWTITLLLAGITCCLGSAVPAGFNIGVLNNVDHLIRNFCNDSMRERYDVDISEYNLQLLWSAVVSVFLIGGVTGSFISSWLADRYGRKGALCFGNICGISGAAMFLLVRKLNSIELLLAGRLVVGLSGGFATSIVPMYLTEIAPLRLRGAVGVLCQLGLTGGVFFGQVAGLETVLGTEDAWQYMLGAFVPLCVFALVVTSITLPESPTYLFIMKEQKQRALNELCRIRNMDIMLLQVEIASLQQELESRTISKPLNLKHILKDPSLKLPVFLVCLLQFGQQMSGINVVFYYSNTIFLQAGLGRTGSQYATLGTGVANIAMALVSVPVMSSFNRRGVLLTSTYLCFGCLIALCSSILFINALSSMPIVCTALVLAYVIFYGIGLGPIPYFIGSELFDVGPRPTAMALGSVFNWGGNFLVGMLFPTVESIIGPYTFLIFAGALLSMGQIVRIYLPETRGKNTMDVAASISQGFKSRPHSRTAI; the protein is encoded by the exons ATGGCAGGCATGTTCGACTACAAGG ATAGTCATGCTGCCGTGCTCACGGACGCTGAACGACCGCGTCAATCTACCTCTAACGACCGCGATGAAAGAACG GCGCCAGGTGGATGGACCATTACGTTGCTCCTAGCGGGCATCACTTGCTGCCTAGGGTCAGCGGTACCGGCAGGATTTAACATAGGAGTACTGAATAATGTGGACCAT CTAATAAGAAATTTCTGCAATGACAGTATGAGGGAAAGATACGACGTGGATATTTCCGAATATAATTTACAACTACTCTGGTCGGCCGTCGTGTCAGTTTTTCTTATTGGCGGCGTGACCGGGTCGTTTATCTCTAGTTGGCTAGCAGACAGATATGGGAGGAAGGGAGCGCTATGCTTTGGAAACATATGTGGCATCTCGGGTGCTGCAATGTTTCTCTTAGTGCGTAAATTAAATTCAATCGAACTGCTTTTAGCAGGTCGATTAGTTGTAG gtcTCTCTGGAGGTTTCGCGACATCCATAGTACCGATGTATCTGACAGAAATAGCACCTCTAAGATTAAGGGGTGCAGTCGGGGTGTTGTGCCAACTAGGACTTACTGGCGGAGTGTTTTTCGGTCAAGTTGCAGGACTCGAAACAGTTCTGGGAACTGAGGATGCCTGGCAATACATGTTAGGAGCATTCGTTCCACTATGTGTATTTGCGTTGGTAGTTACAAGTATTACTTTACCGGAAAGCCCTACATATCTGTTTATAATGAAGGAGCAAAAGCAAAGAGCCTTGAATG AACTCTGTAGGATACGTAACATGGACATAATGCTTTTGCAAGTAGAAATTGCTAGCTTGCAGCAGGAACTCGAATCAAGAACGATATCcaagcctttgaatctgaaacatatattgaaaGATCCAAGTTTAAAGCTCCCCGTCTTTTTAGTTTGTTTGCTACAATTTGGACAGCAAATGAGCGGCATAAATGTGGTTTTTTACTATTCGAACACAATATTTCTCCAAGCTGGGCTCGGCAGGACCGGATCACAATATGCCACCCTTGGGACTGGCGTGGCAAACATTGCTATGGCTCTTGTTTCTGTGCCAGTGATGTCATCTTTCAACAGGAGGGGCGTCCTACTCACTAGCACGTATTTATGTTTCGGATGTTTGATAGCTCTATGTTCctccattttatttatt AATGCATTATCGTCTATGCCGATTGTGTGTACAGCACTTGTACTAGCCTATGTGATATTTTATGGAATCGGCCTTGGGCCGATACCATACTTCATTGGATCTGAATTGTTCGACGTCGGGCCTAGGCCAACAGCCATGGCGCTTGGTAGCGTCTTCAATTGGGGTGGAAACTTTCTAGTGGGGATGTTGTTTCCGACAGTGGAAAGTATTATAGGCCCATACACCTTTTTAATATTTGCTGGAGCCCTTTTAAGTATGGGACAGATTGTTAG GATATACTTACCAGAGACTAGAGGAAAGAATACAATGGACGTGGCGGCATCCATAAGTCAAGGCTTCAAATCTAGGCCGCATTCCAGAACAGCCATTTAA
- the LOC143370113 gene encoding solute carrier family 2, facilitated glucose transporter member 3 isoform X1: MAGMFDYKVPPVGMVRSDSHAAVLTDAERPRQSTSNDRDERTAPGGWTITLLLAGITCCLGSAVPAGFNIGVLNNVDHLIRNFCNDSMRERYDVDISEYNLQLLWSAVVSVFLIGGVTGSFISSWLADRYGRKGALCFGNICGISGAAMFLLVRKLNSIELLLAGRLVVGLSGGFATSIVPMYLTEIAPLRLRGAVGVLCQLGLTGGVFFGQVAGLETVLGTEDAWQYMLGAFVPLCVFALVVTSITLPESPTYLFIMKEQKQRALNELCRIRNMDIMLLQVEIASLQQELESRTISKPLNLKHILKDPSLKLPVFLVCLLQFGQQMSGINVVFYYSNTIFLQAGLGRTGSQYATLGTGVANIAMALVSVPVMSSFNRRGVLLTSTYLCFGCLIALCSSILFINALSSMPIVCTALVLAYVIFYGIGLGPIPYFIGSELFDVGPRPTAMALGSVFNWGGNFLVGMLFPTVESIIGPYTFLIFAGALLSMGQIVRIYLPETRGKNTMDVAASISQGFKSRPHSRTAI, encoded by the exons ATGGCAGGCATGTTCGACTACAAGG TTCCGCCTGTCGGTATGGTGCGATCAG ATAGTCATGCTGCCGTGCTCACGGACGCTGAACGACCGCGTCAATCTACCTCTAACGACCGCGATGAAAGAACG GCGCCAGGTGGATGGACCATTACGTTGCTCCTAGCGGGCATCACTTGCTGCCTAGGGTCAGCGGTACCGGCAGGATTTAACATAGGAGTACTGAATAATGTGGACCAT CTAATAAGAAATTTCTGCAATGACAGTATGAGGGAAAGATACGACGTGGATATTTCCGAATATAATTTACAACTACTCTGGTCGGCCGTCGTGTCAGTTTTTCTTATTGGCGGCGTGACCGGGTCGTTTATCTCTAGTTGGCTAGCAGACAGATATGGGAGGAAGGGAGCGCTATGCTTTGGAAACATATGTGGCATCTCGGGTGCTGCAATGTTTCTCTTAGTGCGTAAATTAAATTCAATCGAACTGCTTTTAGCAGGTCGATTAGTTGTAG gtcTCTCTGGAGGTTTCGCGACATCCATAGTACCGATGTATCTGACAGAAATAGCACCTCTAAGATTAAGGGGTGCAGTCGGGGTGTTGTGCCAACTAGGACTTACTGGCGGAGTGTTTTTCGGTCAAGTTGCAGGACTCGAAACAGTTCTGGGAACTGAGGATGCCTGGCAATACATGTTAGGAGCATTCGTTCCACTATGTGTATTTGCGTTGGTAGTTACAAGTATTACTTTACCGGAAAGCCCTACATATCTGTTTATAATGAAGGAGCAAAAGCAAAGAGCCTTGAATG AACTCTGTAGGATACGTAACATGGACATAATGCTTTTGCAAGTAGAAATTGCTAGCTTGCAGCAGGAACTCGAATCAAGAACGATATCcaagcctttgaatctgaaacatatattgaaaGATCCAAGTTTAAAGCTCCCCGTCTTTTTAGTTTGTTTGCTACAATTTGGACAGCAAATGAGCGGCATAAATGTGGTTTTTTACTATTCGAACACAATATTTCTCCAAGCTGGGCTCGGCAGGACCGGATCACAATATGCCACCCTTGGGACTGGCGTGGCAAACATTGCTATGGCTCTTGTTTCTGTGCCAGTGATGTCATCTTTCAACAGGAGGGGCGTCCTACTCACTAGCACGTATTTATGTTTCGGATGTTTGATAGCTCTATGTTCctccattttatttatt AATGCATTATCGTCTATGCCGATTGTGTGTACAGCACTTGTACTAGCCTATGTGATATTTTATGGAATCGGCCTTGGGCCGATACCATACTTCATTGGATCTGAATTGTTCGACGTCGGGCCTAGGCCAACAGCCATGGCGCTTGGTAGCGTCTTCAATTGGGGTGGAAACTTTCTAGTGGGGATGTTGTTTCCGACAGTGGAAAGTATTATAGGCCCATACACCTTTTTAATATTTGCTGGAGCCCTTTTAAGTATGGGACAGATTGTTAG GATATACTTACCAGAGACTAGAGGAAAGAATACAATGGACGTGGCGGCATCCATAAGTCAAGGCTTCAAATCTAGGCCGCATTCCAGAACAGCCATTTAA